AGAGGTCAGCTTCGCCTACCGCAGCAAAATGGGTATCATCAATTTGACCAACGGCGAATATATCTCCATCGCCCAAAATTTAGGCGAACACAATACCAGCTGCTGTTTAGACTCAGAAGCCATTAGCAATGCCAGTGTAATCCTACAAAAAGCCCGCACACAAAACCCAGACCTAATTATTGTGAACCGTTTTGGAAAACTAGAAGCCGAAGGCGAGGGTTTTGCCGATGAAATGCTAGAAATCATGAGCCAAGGCCACCCTATGCTCACCGTGGTTGCCACTCGTTTCTTAGATGCTTGGCGCGAGTTTTCTGGCGGATTAGCCACAGAACTAGAGGCCGACCTTAATCACATACAACATTGGTTTAATAGTCTCCCCGCTAATAACTAAAAAGAATAAGCATATAAGGTTATACTATATGGATAAATTCATCTCTTATAAGTAACGTTCAATATGCTGAGCAGTCTTTTAGGTTTTATTGTGGGGCTGACCCTAGGCTTAACCGGAGCAGGTGGCGGGATTCTGGCTGTGCCTGCCTTAGTGCTTGGCGTAGGCCTAAGCATGACAACCGCAGCGCCTATTGCCTTAATTGCCGTTGGTTTAGCCGCCTTAACCGGCGCCATCGATGGATTACGCCGACGTATGGTGCGTTACAAAGCCGCCTTGCTTATGTCCATCGTAGGTGGGGTCATCTCACCGCTAGGGGTCTGGCTCGCACAGCGTCTTCCCGAACTCTGGCTTATGGTGCTATTTAGTCTGGTGATGTTTATTGTTGCTGGGCGCATGTTTAATCAAGCTCGCCACACACAAAAATCAGGCCTATCACCGCATGACAGCCGTGCTAAAGCATGTATGGTGTCAGATAACTCGGGCAAATTTGTTTGGACTATGCCGTGCTTTTTGACTATAGGTAGTATTGGGGCTGTATCGGGTCTACTAACTGGATTGTTAGGCGTAGGAGGCGGTTTTATTATTGTTCCTATGCTCAAACGCTTTACTAATCTAAAAATGCATAGCATTGTGGCCACATCGTTGATGGTTATTGCCTTAATTTCTGCCGTAACCGTCATCAATGCCCTCACCTCGCATGTTGCCTTGCCCCCGGTCACATGGCCTTTTGTTTCCTTTGTGGTAGGCGGAATGATTGCAGGGCGTATTGTTGCCCCCAAAATCCCAGCCACCTTTATACAAATGGGTTTTGCTTCTTTGTGCGCCTTATCTGCCTGTATCGTACTGCTAAATGCATTTAATATTTTATAAATAGACTTTCCACCTCTTA
This Paenalcaligenes faecalis DNA region includes the following protein-coding sequences:
- a CDS encoding DUF2478 domain-containing protein, translating into MDHIDNHLPIGAIVHESADAADEHLQAFIQYAQEQGKVVLGVTQAPEEVSFAYRSKMGIINLTNGEYISIAQNLGEHNTSCCLDSEAISNASVILQKARTQNPDLIIVNRFGKLEAEGEGFADEMLEIMSQGHPMLTVVATRFLDAWREFSGGLATELEADLNHIQHWFNSLPANN
- a CDS encoding sulfite exporter TauE/SafE family protein, whose amino-acid sequence is MLSSLLGFIVGLTLGLTGAGGGILAVPALVLGVGLSMTTAAPIALIAVGLAALTGAIDGLRRRMVRYKAALLMSIVGGVISPLGVWLAQRLPELWLMVLFSLVMFIVAGRMFNQARHTQKSGLSPHDSRAKACMVSDNSGKFVWTMPCFLTIGSIGAVSGLLTGLLGVGGGFIIVPMLKRFTNLKMHSIVATSLMVIALISAVTVINALTSHVALPPVTWPFVSFVVGGMIAGRIVAPKIPATFIQMGFASLCALSACIVLLNAFNIL